A stretch of the Xylocopa sonorina isolate GNS202 chromosome 12, iyXylSono1_principal, whole genome shotgun sequence genome encodes the following:
- the Cct6 gene encoding chaperonin containing TCP1 subunit 6 yields the protein MAAISLLNPKAEFARAAQALAINISAAKGIQDVMKTNLGPKGTMKMLVSGAGDIKITKDGNVLLHEMQIQHPTASLIARASTAQDDVTGDGTTSTVLVIGELLKQADIYISEGLHPRVVTEGFELARNKTLEVLDSMKISIEPTKENLMQVTRTSLRTKIHPTVADKLTEICVDAVLAIRQKDQDIDLYMVELMEMQHRTAADTTLIRGIVTDHGSRHPDMPKRVENAYILTCNVSLEYEKSEVNSGFFYKTAEEREKLVAAEREFIDNRVKKIIELKKKLCDGTNKSFVVINQKGIDPPSLDMLARENILALRRAKRRNMERLALACGGTAMNSFDDLKEEHLGWAGLVYEHVLGETKYTFIEECKKPNSVTILLKGPNKYTLEQLKDAVRDGLRAIKNAIDDKAVVPGAGAFEVAASKALNQYKEKVKGKQRLGVQAYAEALLVIPKILAVNSGFDAQDTIVKLLEEGSALGEAVGLDISTGEALKPVDAGIYDNYNVKKQIINSCTIIASNLLLVDEIMGAGLSSLKG from the exons ATGGCTGCTATTAGTTTGTTAAATCCCAAAGCTGAATTTGCCAGAGCTGCCCAGGCGTTGGCTATAAATATATCAGCCGCGAAAGGAATACAGGATGTAATGAAAACGAATCTCGGACCCAAAGGCACAATGAAGAT GCTTGTGTCCGGAGCAGGTGATATTAAAATCACGAAAGATGGAAATGTTCTACTGCACGAAATGCAAATTCAACACCCTACAGCGTCGCTGATAGCCAGAGCATCCACTGCTCAGGACGATGTTACTGGCGATGGCACAACCAGCACAGTATTAGTCATCGGAGAACTTCTAAAACAGGCAGACATTTATATATCCGAGGGGCTTCATCCTAGAGTAGTCACGGAAGGTTTCGAGCTGGCCAGAAACAAAACTTTAGAAGTACTAGATTCTATGAAGATTTCGATTGAACCTACCAAAGAAAATCTGATGCAAGTCACTAGAACGTCTTTAAGGACCAAGATCCACCCTACCGTTGCTGATAAACTGACAGAAATCTGTGTGGATGCAGTTCTGGCTATCAGACAGAAAGATCAGGACATTGACTTGTACATGGTCGAGTTGATGGAAATGCAGCATAGAACTGCGGCTGATACCACTTTAATTCGTGGTATTGTAACTGATCACGGCTCTAGACATCCGGATATGCCTAAGAGAGTGGAGAATGCATACATATTGACTTGTAATGTTAGTTTGGAATACGAGAAGAGCGAG GTGAACAGCGGATTCTTTTACAAAACTGCTGAAGAACGCGAGAAGCTGGTAGCAGCTGAACGTGAATTCATTGATAATCGAGTGAAGAAGATAATTGAATTGAAGAAGAAGCTGTGCGATGGAACGAACAAATCATTTGTCGTTATAAACCAGAAGGGCATTGACCCACCGTCCTTGGACATGCTAGCCCGTGAAAACATTTTGGCTCTCCGTCGAGCGAAACGTAGAAACATGGAGCGTTTAGCATTGGCATGCGGTGGTACAGCAATGAATTCTTTCGACGATTTGAAGGAAGAGCATTTGGGTTGGGCTGGGCTCGTTTACGAGCACGTATTG GGAGAAACGAAATATACTTTCATCGAAGAATGCAAGAAACCGAATTCCGTGACGATTCTGTTAAAG GGGCCAAATAAATATACTTTAGAACAACTGAAGGATGCCGTAAGGGACGGTCTGAGAGCGATAAAAAACGCTATTGACGACAAGGCTGTTGTACCCGGTGCTGGTGCTTTTGAAGTAGCCGCCAGTAAAGCACTCAATCAGTATAAAGAGAAAGTGAAAGGAAAACAACGCTTAGGCGTGCAAGCTTACGCGGAAGCTTTGCTTGTCATTCCGAAAATTCTCG CTGTAAATAGTGGATTCGATGCACAAGATACGATCGTTAAATTATTAGAGGAAGGATCTGCATTAGGCGAAGCGGTAGGATTAGACATTTCCACGGGCGAAGCGCTGAAACCTGTAGACGCTGGgatttatgataattataatGTGAAGAAACAGATTATTAATTCATG CACGATTATCGCTAGTAATCTACTTTTGGTCGACGAAATAATGGGAGCAGGATTATCGTCTCTGAAAGGTTAA
- the Bx42 gene encoding puff-specific protein Bx42 — MSLTSLLPAPSQVVWDREDEAREQKLRQRPVSALVKAVVTAPPYGQRKGWIPRNSEDFGDGGAFPEIHVAQYPLGMGMKGKETTSNAVAVQLDAQGKVKYDVIARQGHSKDKIVYSKLSDLLPSEITSEEDPTLQRPPSDEIDELTEKTKKALEKITRSKIAAAMPVRCAEKQAPAQYIRYTPSQQGQSFNSGAKQRVIRMVEAQIDPLEPPKFKINKKIPRGPPSPPAPVMHSPTRKVTVKEQKEWKIPPCISNWKNAKGYTIPLDKRLAADGRGLQQVHINENFAKLAEALYIADRKAREAVEMRAQLEKKLAQKEKEKKEDHLRQLAQKAREERAGLKSAAMEKSEESRERDQLRQERHKDRARERNLARAAPDKRSRLQRERERDISEQIALGLPAKSIPNSGEAQFDQRLFNTSKGMDSGYGHDDEYNVYDKPWKDSNSLGLHIYRPSKNIDKDTYGDDLEKLVKTNRFVPDKEFSGTDRSTTRSGPVQFEKDEEDPFGLDQFLKQAKRASSSTTTTTKRKEEREQRRDDRDKRRKH; from the exons ATGTCGCTGACGAG TTTATTACCAGCACCATCGCAGGTAGTGTGGGACAGGGAAGATGAAGCACGGGAACAGAAACTACGCCAAAGACCAGTCTCTGCACTTGTTAAAGCGGTTGTTACTGCTCCGCCATATGGACAGCGTAAAGGATGGATACCAAGAAACTCGGAA GACTTTGGAGATGGTGGCGCGTTCCCAGAGATACACGTGGCTCAATATCCTCTTGGAATGGGGATGAAGGGAAAAGAGACTACGAGTAATGCTGTAGCTGTTCAGCTTGATGCTCAAGGAAAAGTCAAATACGATGTGATTGCCAGACAGGGTCATTCTAAGGATAAG ATTGTTTATAGTAAACTGAGCGATTTGTTACCATCTGAAATTACAAGCGAGGAGGATCCTACTTTGCAGCGTCCACCCAGCGATGAGATAGACGAACTCACCGAGAAGACTAAGAAGGCTTTGGAGAAAATAACGAGGTCGAAGATAGCGGCAGCAATGCCAGTGAGATGCGCGGAGAAACAAGCTCCAGCGCAGTATATTCGGTACACGCCTTCGCAACAGGGACAATCGTTCAACTCTGGAGCCAAGCAGAGGGTTATCAGGATGGTGGAAGCACAGATAGATCCTCTAGAACCACCGAAATTCAA GATTAATAAGAAAATACCACGGGGTCCTCCGTCACCTCCAGCGCCGGTTATGCATTCACCTACGAGGAAAGTAACAGTGAAGGAACAGAAGGAGTGGAAAATACCGCCTTGTATTAGTAATTGGAAAAACGCGAAG GGATACACGATTCCGCTCGATAAGCGTCTAGCCGCTGATGGTCGCGGGTTACAACAGGTTCACATAAACGAAAACTTTGCCAAATTAGCCGAGGCTCTTTACATCGCCGATAGGAAAGCTCGGGAGGCTGTAGAAATGCGCGCTCAACTTGAGAAGAAACTAGctcagaaagagaaagagaagaaggaGGACCATTTGAGGCAACTGGCGCAAAAGGCTAGGGAAGAACGTGCTGGCCTGAAATCAGCAGCAATGG AAAAATCAGAGGAGTCGCGCGAAAGGGATCAGCTTAGACAAGAGAGACACAAGGATCGTGCCAGAGAAAGGAATTTGGCGCGTGCCGCACCGGATAAACGTTCCAGGTTGCAACGCGAACGTGAACGAGACATCAGCGAACAGATTGCCCTCGGGTTGCCTGCGAAAAGTATCCCTAACAGCGGAGAAGCGCAGTTCGATCAGCGATTGTTCAATACTAGCAAAGGGATGGACAGTGGTTACGGTCACGACGACGAATACAACGTTTACGACAAACCTTGGAAGGATTCTAATTCTCTTGGGTTGCACATATACCGTCCAAGCAAAAATATCGATAAAGACACTTACGGTGACGATTTGGAGAAGCTCGTGAAAACGAATAG ATTTGTCCCGGATAAGGAGTTCAGTGGAACCGATAGATCGACAACGCGTTCTGGTCCAGTACAATTCGAGAAGGACGAGGAGGATCCTTTCGGTTTGGATCAGTTCTTGAAACAGGCTAAACGCGCTAGCAGTTCCACCACCACGACTACGAAACGCAAAGAAGAGCGGGAACAACGGAGAGACGATCGCGACAAGCGAAGGAAACACTAA
- the LOC143429667 gene encoding NAD-dependent protein deacylase Sirt4, with protein MNVISMNTREIINKIGYLSCRPCSSNFAFVPKCEPVKDSDLLKLKDFIDSHSSMCILTGAGISTESGIPDYRSEGVGLYAKSNRRPVPYKDFCGSEAIRRRYWARNYVGWPRFSSVKPNITHEILKKLEDANKVRCTVTQNVDNLHAKAGSRRVIELHGTAFRVMCLNCNERICRYYLQDVFNRMNPNMTATSQMIRPDGDVDLSQEQVEGFKVPACENCGGVLKPDIIFFGDNVPRQVVESIKYNVERSDSLLVLGTTLTTYSGYRIALQASNAGKPIAILNIGKTRADDLADVKVEGRCGDVLARIYGMIDQREERVKC; from the exons ATGAACGTTATCTCGATGAATACACgtgaaataattaataaaataggGTATCTATCAT GTAGACCTTGTTCGTCAAATTTTGCATTTGTTCCAAAATGTGAACCGGTCAAGGATTCAGATTTGTTGAAGCTGAAAGATTTCATCGATAGTCACAGTAGCATGTGTATATTAACGGGTGCAGGGATTTCAACTGAAAGTGGTATTCCGGATTATAGATCCGAAGGTGTTGGCCTTTACGCAAAAAGTAATCGTAGACCAGTCCCTTACAAAGATTTTTGTGGCAGCGAGGCCATCAGAAGGAGATACTGGGCCAGAAATTATGTAGGTTGGCCAAG ATTTTCTTCCGTCAAGCCAAATATCACGCACGAGATACTGAAGAAATTAGAGGACGCGAACAAAGTGAGATGCACCGTCACTCAGAACGTAGATAACTTACACGCAAAGGCTGGAAGTAGAAGGGTGATAGAATTGCACGGGACAGCATTCAGAGTAATGTGTCTCAATTGTAACGAAAGAATATGTAGGTACTATCTGCAAGATGTTTTCAATAGGATGAATCCAAACATGACAGCGACGAGTCAAATGATTAGGCCTGACGGAGATGTGGATTTATCGCAA GAGCAGGTAGAGGGATTTAAAGTGCCAGCGTGCGAGAATTGCGGTGGCGTTCTGAAACCAGACATTATTTTCTTCGGAGACAATGTTCCGCGCCAAGTGGTGGAAAGCATAAAGTATAATGTCGAGCGTTCGGATTCCCTATTGGTTTTGGGTACCACATTGACCACGTACTCTGGCTATCGAATAGCATTGCAAGCTAGCAACGCAGGAAAGCCAATCGCTATATTGAATATTGGGAAAACCAGAGCGGACGATCTCGCGGATGTGAAAGTTGAAGGCAGATGCGGGGACGTTCTCGCGAGAATTTATGGAATGATAGATCAGCGCGAGGAGCGCGTGAAATGTTGA